The nucleotide sequence ACAAAAGCCAAGGAATTACTGATGCAGCTCAAGCCAGAGGGAAATTAATAGTTTTCAATTTCATTAGAAtatggaggttttttttattgaataataAATTGAACTTGCATAATCAAGATGAGGACACAATGTTGAGCAAAGATACATTCCAGGATGGAAATTAGAAACAGGATAAAGAGTGGAGGAAGTGTCAGCCACTGTGAGCAAAGCCCCTTTCCCACTGataaaaaaacccactaacgtggcttttgtctgcaaaggagatggatacaatcagcattcactcccacGTCAAATGACTCCAAACTTGACACTGTTCCTGCTCCGATAGgcactgatggaaacatgagACCCAGGTGAACTCGCCAAATGTCAAATTGCATGTGGCATGTTCATTAAATATGTTAATTTCCATTGCCCAAATAGAACACAGGAAAGTCGAATCATTATTTCAGCCTTGAGCATTACAAAGTAAATCTAGTCCTGTCTGAGCTCATTAAAACAAACTATGGACCCCTGCAAACATTTTGGGTCATAACAGATTGTTTCAGTACCAATAGGTTTGCTCAGTAAAGACACAAGTGCTGAAGGAAACAGTCAAAGTGTAATTGCACTTCTGCCTGAGGAGTAATACACTGCTCCCCAAGCTTttgacaatacaaataaaagcagtgtgCTCTGGCTGGAGAAAACATGacacttaaataaaaaagaaatcaccCTCTTATTATGCTGACACACTAAAAGAACAGGTTGGCTGGCTCGGTTGATGCAATTTACAAAGTCAGTCGCTGCAGAGCAATGTTTGGAGACACTGTACTCTACCTTCTTAGGGACGCTTCGGATCTCCAGACACCATGTGAGCAAGTACAGCAAAGAAATGTTCTGGGGGATGTAGGGTGGCACCTGGGCACCTTCAGCCAGGGAGCAGAGAGCATCAGAAATAGatcatgataaaataataaccttttgaaaaattaaaataaaaacatttatatgaaATGTGCATAGGGGATGTTGTGCTGTCAGAGCTGTGTAATgttgtgtaaataaacatgataGAATGTGACAAATGCAACCTCACCTTTTTTCTTATGATCCTTTTTTAGGGAAACATGGACATGACAGTTTCTCTGGTCATGAAGGCCCAATCTGTGGAgcatctcctccacctctgtggCTCTGTTTGGGCAGAACACATCAAACGAATCCCCCGGCTCATAGGCTATCGTCGGGTAAGCCTGAGAATAAAGAAGAGGCATCTAAAGTTTAAGCTGCCTACTAAATCTGTCTGGCTCCACACTGCAGGTTTAGAAAAGGCCACCGACATTATTCTGTCAAACTTACAGAGATGTCCAACTCTAAGAGAAGGGCTGTCTTGACTGAATCTCCTCTGGTCAGGTGCACTGTCCTGTTTATGGGAACCTCATGAAGACTTTCTTTGTTGGGCTGTCCAacaatctgaataaaaacaaagaataataaGACGAAGAGTAAACTAAGgcacaaatacagtttttttattaGCAGCATTATTCCTCACCTGTCCCAGTGTGCCCACATCCTGGAGAGATACATCCAAGTATGGTGGAGGCAGAGCAGGAACATTAAGAGCAGACTGTGACAGCGGGGGCAGGGAGCATGTCAGAGAGGCTGCCAGTGCAACATGGGGAACTCCAGCATCCCCAGGCTGTGTCTGCAGTGCTGGTATAGAAACACTGTCAGTGCCACGAGACCCAGGAGAAGTAGCCCTGAGATTTGAATCAGCAGTGcgtgcagcagaggaagaagatgaagctACAGGTGCATATTTGGAGTCTGGGTCTACAGATGCTGTGAGTGACTTGCAATTCTGTCCATCATTAAGGCTTAGGAGGTTAAGTTTAATGTCTGGTATGTGTGAGTCAGGGGTTTCCTCTGGTAAATCCCTGTTAGAAGCCATTTTTGATAATGCTCCTTTAATTGCTTTCCAGAGTCCTTCAAGCCAGGGGTCCACAACCAATTCCAGTCTGGGGAGAGCAAAGTTTAGAAGATGATAAATGACAGCGGAGTAGTCAAAAGAAGAGACAGATAAGATGATAAGACATATGTGGGTAAGTTAAAGGAGAAAACTGGAGGTCCAGACTTTAGTTCTCTGCAAAACGTACCCTACACCATCATCTGCATATCCTGTAGCATAGAATTGTGTGGCTCCAAGTTCCTGTAGACGACGCTCAACTGTCTTCCCGCAGTTGCAGAAATTTGCATAGTTTGTGTCTCCTAAAGCTGGAGCAGACAGAGTGAAACAGATGATGTATTGACACATATTGACCCATTTTGACACACGAGCTGCAAAGAGAGCTGTTGCAGACCCTCATACTACATGATAGAATTTACCTAAAAGTGCATAGCAAAGGTGTTTATAGTGGTCAGTGGAGAGAGTCTTCTTCTTGATGCGCTTTACAAATTGGAGGGCATTGTCTGGCGGCTCCCCGTCTCCAGTAGTAGACACAATAAAGACCACGGGGGCATTCTCCTTCTCCAAATTGTACTGGAACCATATGATTAATCAGTGACTGGTGTTTCCAAAGTCCATATGAAAACATATCAGATTAATATCCCAACAAATCATCAGGCAATATCACTTTTTGGAGATGTTACTGATGTGTTACTGTGCATCTTTAGCCATGCAGTGAAAGAGGGGCTTAACAAGCTCTGCTTCAAGGAAAAGTTACCTTCTCATTCTGACTCAAGCAGCTGAGTTCAGCTACAAGTCCATGGTCCTGGGCCTCCTCCGCTATCCCCTCTGCTAATGACTGAGCTTGACCCTTCTGAGACCCGTACAGAACCAGGAACCGAGGCTGCGCTTCACACGGCATGCTGGAGCCTTCCAGACAAACAATGACATTTTAGATTTCTTAATTGACACTATTCATCAAAACAGACATCTTGACTTGTCATAGTGAGCAACAGAGACTGCACCGAACTTTACAGCTtcaaaatatttctgaaaatccACCTTTTCAGAACTGCTTTTAATACGTAATTAATGgcgtgtatttttttattttatttctattttaaccTATGTGAAGTGTTTTTGAGCATTGTTAATAGTAACATAGAAATACAATGCATTATTATTGTgggtattattattgttatgctGGTTACTGCCTTTATATCCCATTTCAGAATATCTCTGggtgaattttaatttgttttattttgcgttttcattttattgttgttttatcatCTTGTGAAGCACTTCATAACTTTGttaagaaaagtgctatataaaatattattattattatcgttatCAAGCCAGATTACTATAGCtcatagatagatggatggataatttATAAATCCTAAAAGACATTTGGGTATCTAGTAGCacacaaaacagtcaaaaaCAAGAATAAGTACAGAAACATAGGTACACTTAATCTGCAGTGAGATGAAAGTCTAGCCACCAGAACTACTAAAAAGCTGTGTGCTGATGGGGATATTGGAAATACAGATATAAGATGATTGAAAATCAGAACTAGAGAAGAAGTAGAGACAGGGAAGTGGGATATTTAATCTGGTCCTACACAGTAACtactttattattatcacacTAATGTGCATCAGTGAAAATGCACAAGCAGCGAAGTTTGTAATCGATCTAAAGTCTTAACTACAACTCATaagacctaaaaaaaaaaattcctatAAATTGatattaaaaagacaaagacagcaTGTAAATAatacagagatggagagaatgaaCGTGGCTGCAGCACAGCTGACAGACACTAAAAATCTAATGACACGAGCTGTGTTTAGACTTGATCTCCTCTTACCTACACACGTGAGGATTTGACAGGTGACACACAGACTGCCACAGAACAACCTTCCCTGCACACTGAAGCACAGCGGACCTCAACGCCACCATGGAGAACCCGGAAGTTGCGTCACTTTTTGACGATGACAGCATTCATGCAAATGCACGTGGATTCGAGCATTTAACATTTTCTATCCGAATTAAAAACAGCTCCATAATAATGAGGACGATAGCGGAGATATGTTGGTTAGCTAGCAGTGACTGACAACCTCACAAACAGGAGTGATCCTGGTTTGAAAAAGAGCTAAATAGCGGTGACTTTAAAAACCAAAAGTCCAAGAGGGGTCCAGAGAAGACATTAAAACACGATataacacatttataaataagcTGTGGTATTTGTAATAAGCTATATGTTTACCTTTAGCTGTATCTTTACAGTCCACTCCACTCTGCCCTGGTGAATTATAGCAACACTTGATTTCACGCGAGATTACAGCGGACTGTGATTGAACGGGATCGGAAGAAACCACTTTACAGAAGACATTTACACGTTCttactttaaaatataattcattAAATACTCGAAACGATTATTAAgtatcatgtattttttttaattagccCCGTGTCGTCATAAAACCCGAATGGGAGTGGATTAGTGAAACTCACTTCACACTACTTGGTTCCGCCCTCCCCGCCCGTGGAGTCTTCCAGAAGTCGCCGGCAGACCCGTGCGGCTCTTAGCTTAGCCACACTCCGGATCTCCACCATTAAACCTCATCGTTTCACCGGTTAAACTCTTGTTAAGTGTCCGGATCCCACAGTCAACATGTCCAGTATGGGGACATTAGCGTTCGATGAGTATGGGAGGCCTTTCATCATCATTAAAGACCAGGACAAGAAGACACGGCTAACGGGCATTGACGCACTAAAGGTACAATGGGCTAGCTTACTGCGGCATGATGGTTAGCAAGTTGCTAATTTGCTATTAGTCGCATGGCGTTTAGCACC is from Paralichthys olivaceus isolate ysfri-2021 chromosome 17, ASM2471397v2, whole genome shotgun sequence and encodes:
- the mtrr gene encoding methionine synthase reductase isoform X2, with product MPCEAQPRFLVLYGSQKGQAQSLAEGIAEEAQDHGLVAELSCLSQNEKYNLEKENAPVVFIVSTTGDGEPPDNALQFVKRIKKKTLSTDHYKHLCYALLALGDTNYANFCNCGKTVERRLQELGATQFYATGYADDGVGLELVVDPWLEGLWKAIKGALSKMASNRDLPEETPDSHIPDIKLNLLSLNDGQNCKSLTASVDPDSKYAPVASSSSSAARTADSNLRATSPGSRGTDSVSIPALQTQPGDAGVPHVALAASLTCSLPPLSQSALNVPALPPPYLDVSLQDVGTLGQIVGQPNKESLHEVPINRTVHLTRGDSVKTALLLELDISAYPTIAYEPGDSFDVFCPNRATEVEEMLHRLGLHDQRNCHVHVSLKKDHKKKGAQVPPYIPQNISLLYLLTWCLEIRSVPKKAFLRTLVEHTADGVQRRRLQELCSKQGAADYNLYMRDASISVSELLAAFPSCSPPLSLLIEHVPKLQPRPYSAASSCLKHPGKLHFVFNVVDFPACFGRPAGRRGLCTGWLFDLINRGLVFPERVECSGSLALPKIHVSLRPNCSFRPPSDLSLPFIMVGPGTGVAPFIGFLQQRERERQANPEAAFGETWLFFGCRHRDGDFLFREELEGFVSSGVLNHLKVCFSRDVAEQEEVATSVARPRYVQHNLLLNSRDVTEILLKRNGYLYVCGDAKNMAKDVNDTLMEMIRAELQVDQLEAMKRLAQLREEKRYLQDIWG
- the mtrr gene encoding methionine synthase reductase isoform X1, translated to MLSSSKSDATSGFSMVALRSAVLQCAGKVVLWQSVCHLSNPHVCSMPCEAQPRFLVLYGSQKGQAQSLAEGIAEEAQDHGLVAELSCLSQNEKYNLEKENAPVVFIVSTTGDGEPPDNALQFVKRIKKKTLSTDHYKHLCYALLALGDTNYANFCNCGKTVERRLQELGATQFYATGYADDGVGLELVVDPWLEGLWKAIKGALSKMASNRDLPEETPDSHIPDIKLNLLSLNDGQNCKSLTASVDPDSKYAPVASSSSSAARTADSNLRATSPGSRGTDSVSIPALQTQPGDAGVPHVALAASLTCSLPPLSQSALNVPALPPPYLDVSLQDVGTLGQIVGQPNKESLHEVPINRTVHLTRGDSVKTALLLELDISAYPTIAYEPGDSFDVFCPNRATEVEEMLHRLGLHDQRNCHVHVSLKKDHKKKGAQVPPYIPQNISLLYLLTWCLEIRSVPKKAFLRTLVEHTADGVQRRRLQELCSKQGAADYNLYMRDASISVSELLAAFPSCSPPLSLLIEHVPKLQPRPYSAASSCLKHPGKLHFVFNVVDFPACFGRPAGRRGLCTGWLFDLINRGLVFPERVECSGSLALPKIHVSLRPNCSFRPPSDLSLPFIMVGPGTGVAPFIGFLQQRERERQANPEAAFGETWLFFGCRHRDGDFLFREELEGFVSSGVLNHLKVCFSRDVAEQEEVATSVARPRYVQHNLLLNSRDVTEILLKRNGYLYVCGDAKNMAKDVNDTLMEMIRAELQVDQLEAMKRLAQLREEKRYLQDIWG
- the mtrr gene encoding methionine synthase reductase isoform X3, with translation MLSSSKSDATSGFSMVALRSAVLQCAGKVVLWQSVCHLSNPHVCSMPCEAQPRFLVLYGSQKGQAQSLAEGIAEEAQDHGLVAELSCLSQNEKYNLEKENAPVVFIVSTTGDGEPPDNALQFVKRIKKKTLSTDHYKHLCYALLALGDTNYANFCNCGKTVERRLQELGATQFYATGYADDGVGLELVVDPWLEGLWKAIKGALSKMASNRDLPEETPDSHIPDIKLNLLSLNDGQNCKSLTASVDPDSKYAPVASSSSSAARTADSNLRATSPGSRGTDSVSIPALQTQPGDAGVPHVALAASLTCSLPPLSQSALNVPALPPPYLDVSLQDVGTLGQIVGQPNKESLHEVPINRTVHLTRGDSVKTALLLELDISAYPTIAYEPGDSFDVFCPNRATEVEEMLHRLGLHDQRNCHVHVSLKKDHKKKGAQVPPYIPQNISLLYLLTWCLEIRSVPKKAFLRTLVEHTADGVQRRRLQELCSKQGAADYNLYMRDASISVSELLAAFPSCSPPLSLLIEHVPKLQPRPYSAASSCLKHPGKLHFVFNVVDFPACFGRPAGRRGLCTGWLFDLINRGLVFPERVECSGSLALPKIHVSLRPNCSFRPPSDLSLPFIMVGPGTGVAPFIGFLQQSFPLLLIN